TGGTTCCGGGTCTCGGTTTGGGGCAAGCAGGCGGAAGCCTGCAAGCAATACCTGGCCAAAGGCCGGCAGGTGCTGGTGGAGGGGCGCCTGATATGCGACAAGCAAACCGGAGGCCCGCGGACTTTCAAGCGCGCCAACGGCGAGACGGGGACCTCCTTTGAAATCAATGCCGAGGTGGTGCGCTTCCTCGGACAGCGTGGCGATGCCGCTCCGGCCGAGGGGGAATCCGGACCCGCCGCGGCGCCGGGGACCGAAGAGGAAATCCCCTTCTAGATTAATCCGGGCGGGGCGATGCCCCGCCTTCTTTTTTTCGAGGTTGCTATGAGCGATTCTTCGCACCCGACTCCGCCCGCTCCGCGTCCGATTCCGCTCGAACTTCCGGCGGCGCTCGAGCCGATCTACTCCAACTTGGCGCTGATCGGCCACTCGCCGGCGGAAATCGTGATCGATTTCGCACGCATGCTGCCGGGAATGCCCAAGGCGCGGGTGGCCGCGCGCGTGGTGCTCACCCCGCTGTGCGCCAAGGCGCTGATGCGCGCGCTGGCCGACAACATCGCCAAATTCGAAAAACAATACGGCGAGATCCACCTCCCGGAAGGTCCTTCGCTGGCCGAGCAATTGTTCGGCAAGCCGACCGGGGATCCGGCGCCCGAAAGCCCGAAGGAAGGATGAAACCTTGGACGGATTGGATGCCATCGGCGAAATGATGCACGCCCTGTTGCGCGATAAGAACGCCGCCCGCGACCGGGCGCTCGAGCAATCACGCACCCTGATCCGCCACTGTTCGCTGGCCATCCGCGCCTCGCACCGCGAGGAGCGCAGCGCGGCGGAGGACAACCTCCACCAGGCCCGTTCCCAATCGGCGGATCTGCGCCGCGGCTTGGAGAAATATCCGGACTTATATTTCGCCGGCTACACCCAGGACGCGCTCAAGGAATTCGCCGAGGCCAGCATCGTGTTCGCGCTGCTCGGCGGCCGGTCCCTGCCCGGCCCGGAGGAACTGGGGGTGGATCTCGCCCCCTACATGAACGGCCTCGGCGAGGCGGCCGGCGAGCTTCGCCGCTGGGCGCTGGACCTGCTGCGCCGCGGGAAAACGGCGGAGGCCGAGCGGGTGCTGGCGATGATGGACGATATCTACTCGCTGCTGGTGACGCTCGATTATCCCGACGCGCTGACCGGGGGGTTGCGCCGCACCA
This portion of the Anaerolineales bacterium genome encodes:
- a CDS encoding DUF3467 domain-containing protein, whose amino-acid sequence is MSDSSHPTPPAPRPIPLELPAALEPIYSNLALIGHSPAEIVIDFARMLPGMPKARVAARVVLTPLCAKALMRALADNIAKFEKQYGEIHLPEGPSLAEQLFGKPTGDPAPESPKEG
- a CDS encoding haloacid dehalogenase; this translates as MDGLDAIGEMMHALLRDKNAARDRALEQSRTLIRHCSLAIRASHREERSAAEDNLHQARSQSADLRRGLEKYPDLYFAGYTQDALKEFAEASIVFALLGGRSLPGPEELGVDLAPYMNGLGEAAGELRRWALDLLRRGKTAEAERVLAMMDDIYSLLVTLDYPDALTGGLRRTTDMVRGVTERTRGDLTLSLRLEAAERAAAALERALGKRK
- a CDS encoding single-stranded DNA-binding protein; the encoded protein is MFHKVILVGNLGRDPEMRYTAGGQPVTSFSVASNRRYTDSSGQNVEETIWFRVSVWGKQAEACKQYLAKGRQVLVEGRLICDKQTGGPRTFKRANGETGTSFEINAEVVRFLGQRGDAAPAEGESGPAAAPGTEEEIPF